GTCCTAAACCGCATCAGCCTCGGCGCCTCGAGCGCGGGAGCGGCGCTGCGCCGCTCTGGAAGCAATGCAGGACACTCTCCGCAAGGTAGCCTGTTCTTGGCTCTCTCCCGGTAGAGGGGTCTAGGCCCCCCGGGGAGCTGAGCCAACGACGCAACCGCCGTTTCCCCAGGGGGCCTAGACCCCTCTACCGGGGAGAGCCGGTGAGGCTACCGTGCCCCAGGTGAGCAGGTGGTGCCTTTCAGGGCCTCCCTCGACCGCTCGCGCCGCCCGTCCCGATGAAGTCTCCTCGCCATTCCGAGGTGCTGTGATGACCGCGAAGCTCGAGACATTCGTCCCCGCCGCGGCCCCGGTGGTCGTCCCCACCCCCGCCCCCGTGCCCGCCTCGCCCAACGTGATTGCCCAGCGCGAGGTGCGTCAGCGCGAGGAGCAGACACGGCTCGCCCGTTGGAAGGCGATCGAGGAGGCCGGTGGCCAGGAGGCCTGGGTCGAGGCCGAGCTGAAGGCCAAGGGGCTCGCGCCCGAGCACGAGGATCCGAGCGGGCTCTCCGAAAAGGAGAAGTCGGCCTGGAAGGAGAAGAAGAAGGCCGAGGCCGCCGAGCGCCGCGCGTTGAAGCGGCTGGCGTGGGAGGCGTGGCGCACCGCGCACATCGGCCACCTGGGCGCGGGCGTGCACTGGGAGGAGTCGGGCGGCCCGGACAAGTTCGACCTGAAGGACCGCGAGGAGCGGGCCAAGGCCAACGGGCTGCCGGAGCTGGCGTCGGCGCAGACGCTGGCGAAGGCGCTGGGGCTGAGCGTGGCGAGGCTGCGCTGGTTCTCCTACCACCGGGAGGTGGACACGGGGACGCACTACCGCAGCTGGGAGATTCCCAAGCGGGACGGCGGGAAGCGGACCATCACCTCGCCGAAGAAGGAGCTGAAGGAGGCGCAGCGCTGGGTGCTCTCGAACGTCATCGAGCGGCTGCCGGTGCACGGGGCGGCGCACGGCTTCGTCGCGGGGCGCTCCATCGTCACCAACGCGCTGGCGCACAAGGGCGCGGACGTGGTGGTGAAGATGGACATCAAGGACTTCTTCCCCTCGGTGACGTGGCCGCGGGTGAAGGGGCTGTTGCGCAAGGGCGGGCTGGCGGAGAACACGGCGACGTTGCTGGCGCTGATGGCCACGGAAGCGCCCCGCGAGGTGGTGCAGTTCCGGGGCAAGACGCTGTACGTGGCGAAGGGGCCGCGCGCGCTGCCGCAGGGGGCGCCGACGTCCCCGGGAATCACCAATGCGCTGTGCCTGCGCCTGGACAAGCGGCTGTCGGCGCTGTCGAGGCGCCTGGGCTTCGCCTACACGCGCTACGCGGATGACATGACGTTCTCCTGGCGCAAGAGCAAGGCGAAGCCGGAGGCGCCGGTGGCGGCGCTGGTCGTGCGCGTGGAGCGGGTGCTTCAGGCCGAGGGCTTCCGGGTGCACCCGGACAAGACGCGGGTGATGAAGCCGGGCAACCGGCAGGTGGTGACGGGGCTGGTGGTGAACGAGGCCCCGAAGGGCCAGCCGGGAGCGCGGGTGCCGCGCGAGGTGGTGCGCCAGCTGCGAGCGGCGCTCCACAACCGGGAGAAGGGCAAGCCGGGCAAGGAAGGCGAGACGCTCGAGCAGCTCAAGGGCATGGCCGCCTTCATCCACATGACGGACTCCGCCAAGGGCCGCGCCTTCCTGGAGCGCCTCTCCGCGCTGGAGAAGCGCCAGGCCTGACGCACGGCCTCCTCAGGGGGTGGCGTCCAGCGCGAGCTCCACGCCCTCGGGCTTCTCGGTGACCACGAACCCGCTGGCTCGCGCCCGCTGGAGCGTGAGCTGGTAGATCGCCGCGAGCGCCGGCTCCTTCGCGGCCCGCGCCTTCAGCATCTCCAACCGCATCTGCCACCACTCCCGCGTGCGGCCGGCACGCAGGTCGACCATCGGCTGGTGTGGCTTCGGCGACGCGGTGGACCCCTTGGCCGTGCTCGCGACGACAGCGACCGCGTCCTCGTTCCACCGCTTCAGCACCTTCCCCTCCTCGTCCCGCGTCACCCAGACACCCGACTTCTCGCCCTCGCGGAACTCCCCTTCCTCCTGCACCACCCCCGAGGCGAACCAGGTGCTCTGGAGGCCGTGCAACACGCCCTTCTGGTAATGCTGCCGGAGCCGGGGCTGGCCTCCCGGGTAATAGAAGGTGCTCGCGCCTTCGAGCTGGCCGTGGGCGTACTCCCGCTCCTGCTGGAGCTGGCCTCCCGGCGCGTACAGCTTCCACGTCCCGTGCGGCTGGCCTTCCGCGTAAGGCTTCTCCTCCAGCAACACTCCCGCCTCGCTCCACGCGAGGAAACGGCCGTGCCGCTGTCCCCCCTGGTACTCGCCGCTCGCGAGCAGCCGCCCATCCGCGCCGCGCGTCCACTCACGTCCCTGCTTCCGTCCATCCGGCAGCACGCAGCCGCTCACCCGCTGCGCCCTCGCGTCCGACGTGTGTTGGAGCTCCGTCCCCGTCCCGCACTCCCTCGCCTCCCGCCGCACGAACCACATCCCCACCAGCGCGACGCCCGTGGCCAGCAGCGCTCCCGCCCAGGGCCAGGGCCGTGAGAGGCCTCCCGCTCGCGAGGCCGAGCCCCATCCACGCACCGGCTTCACGCTCGCCGCCGCGGGCACCTCGCCGGCTCGGGCCAGCACCGTGAAGGCTCGCGCCATGCCGAGCAGCACGCCGATGCACGCCACCACGGACAGGAATTGGACTCCCAGCGCCACCGCGAACAGGAGCGCTCCGGGACTCCGCGCCACGACAAAGGCGAGCACCCCCGCGAGCACCTGAAGCATCACGGCCACCACCGTCCGCTCGCCCAGCCGCAGCCGGAGTCCTCCCTGTCGGGACTCCGCGGCCCGGCCCAACGCCACCAGCACGCGCGGCCCGCCCACCAGGTGGAGTCCCGGCACGAGCACGAGCGCCACCCCTTCCACCTCGCCCATCGGCAGCGGTGCACCGGAGTGACGTGCCAGCCGATGTCCCATGCTCACGGCCAGCGCGAGCAGTCCCCAGGGCAGCAGGGCCAAAACCCACGCGGATACAGGGAAGAAGTCCGATGGGGCCCGGGTGAGCACCGGCACCAGCATGGCCATCCTCAACAGCGACGGCAGGCGTTCCGGAAGAACCGCCTGGGCGAGCAACACCGCGCCCACGCCCACCAGCGCCAGCACTCCAAGTATGAGCGGGCCCCGGATGCGTGCGCGCGGAGCACCGCCGCCGGTTTCGACAGACACCACGGGTGCGGCACACGACACACAGCGTCCCTCCGAGACGGCGAGGGGCTGCTGACAGGCGGGGCAGAGGGAGGCGGGCGCGACGCTCATGTTAGTCTTCTGACAGGCAGCCTGCCGTGTCCTTCCCTTCAATTCCAGCCACCGGGCGCATGCGCTCCTCTTCGCTCGTTCCTTCCCTGGCGCTCCCGTGGGCCGTCGCGTTGTTCCTGCTGGCCTCCCCCGCGAGCGCCGCGCCCTTCGAGGTGGAGTCGCTCCGCCCCTCGCCCCAACATCCACTGCTGCTGCTCGCTCCTCGCGAGACGAGCCGCTCCACGCTCACCATCGTCTTCGACGTGGGCTTCCTGGATGACGACGTGCCCGGCCTCACCCGCGTGGCGCAGCAGGCCCTGCTGCACGCCAATTCGCGCGGCGACTACGCGACGCTCATGCGCGAGGTCTACTCGGCCGGTGCGTCGTTCGACCTGCGCACCGGGCTGCACGAGAGCCGCTTCACCCTCTCGGCCCACCCGGATGACTTCGACGCGCTCGCACGCCGGCTCCTCACCGCCATCCTCTCCCCCCGGCTCGACTCGCGGCGCTTCGAGGCCACGCTGGAGCGGGCCAGCCGCGATGGCAACGCGCTCGACTCGGAAGACTGGCTGGAGCTGCTGCTCGCGCGCGCCTTGCACGACGATGGGCGCTACCGCAACCCCGACCTGGGCTCCATGCGCTACGCCGAGGACATCGTCCAGGAGCAGGTGCGCCTCCACCTGTCCCGCATGCTGGCCCCCTGCAACGCCACCGTCATCGCCACCGGGCGCTTCGACGCGGCGGCGCTCCGCAAGCTGGTGGCGGGCTTCAAGGGCGGCGTTCGCCTCGAGCGCACCCGCCCCAAGCTGCCCCTGCCCTTCCGGCGCCAGGTGCGCTCCGCTCGCGAGCTCCAGGTGCTCGCATATCCCGTGCACATCGAGTCGGCCCGGGACTCGGCGGCCCTGCGCGTCATCGCCTCGCTCCTGCAGGAGCGGCTGTTCCAGCGCATCCGCGACGCGGGCCAGGGCTACAGCGTCGCTTCCGAGCCGCTGCTCACCGCCACGTTCGATGCCCTCCTCCTGCTCCTGCCCGCCTCGGCGCGCGAGGGCATCGACCTGGGCGCCGCCCTCCGCGAGGAGGTGCGCACCGTGCGCGAGGCCACGTTCGAGTCCGGCGCCTTCGAGCGCCACCGGCAGGCCACGCTCACCCGGCTGCGGCTGTCCGATCGCGACCCCTCCGCGCTGGCCCAGGAGCTCCGGTTCGCGCGCCACCGTCCAGCCTGGTACTCGCCCGAGCTGGAAGCCACGCTCGCCGCGCTCACCGTGAAGGACGTCCAGGAGGTGGCGTCGCGCTGGCTCGACGAGTCGACCTCCGCCCAGCTCCACTTCGTCACCCGCACGGAGGAAGAGGAGAAGAAGGACGAGGAGACGGAGGAGGAGTCCGAATGAATGCCACCCCTCTCGCGGGAGCCCTTCCCCGGGCAGTGCTCGTCCTGTGGCTCGTCTCCACTCCGGCGCTCGCCGCCGGGCCGGTGGCTCACGTGCTCCCCACCGTGGAGCAGCTCCCCGATGGCAGCGAGCTGGTGCTGGCCTCGCGTCCCCAGGCGGCCTGGGCCTCGCTGCACTACGTTGTGCGCACCGGCGGGTGGAAGGATCCCTATGGCAAGGAGGGGCTCGCGCACGTGCTCGAGCACGTCATCTTCCATGGCAGCCATGACGTGCCGGGACAGACCTTCCAGACCGCGGTGCGCGCCGCCGGTGGCAACTTCAACGGCTACACCAGCGCGAACGCCACCGTCTTCACCCTGCAGGTGCCCTCGGAGTCCTTCCCGCCGCTGGCGGAGCAGTTCCTGCGCATCATCACCGACCCCCTGCTGGACCCGGAGCACCTCCGCCGCGAGGTAGACATCATCCGCACCGAGGACCTGTACTTCGGCCGGGGCCCGGGCTTCCACGAGCACCTGGAGGACTCGCTCTTCACGGGGATCGGCTCACGCTCCGTCATCGGTACCCAGCAGTCGCGTCTCTCCATTACCCGCGACGACCTGATGCGCTTCTACGCGGAGCACTACCTCCCGGCCAATACCAGCCTCGTCTTCACCGGAGGCGTGCAACGCGAGCAGGTGCTCGCGATGATCGACCGCTCAGTGCGGCTGCCGCCCTCCCTGCCCGGCGAGAACGTCCCCGCGAAGGTCGAGGCACCAGTGCTCCCCATCGAGAAGTCCACGCGCGCCCTCATCAGCTTCGTGGCCTACGGCTACAGGGTGGAGCCCGAGGACCGGGCGAAGTGCTCCCGGGTCGCGGCCCTGCTCCAACTGCGGCTGACGAAGGAGCTCCACATCGAGGAGCCGATGGTGACGGGGATGGAGGTGAAGTGCATGTCGCTGCGGGGCAACACCTTCCTGCTGGCGCTGGCCTACAGCGCGTCGCTGGACGCGAGCACGCTGCCGGACCGGCTGCAGCACGCCTTCTCCCGGGTGGCGAAGCAGCCCGCGACTCCCGAGGAGGAGAAGCTGATGGACCGGCACCTGAAGCAGGAGCGCGCGCAGGAGGAGGAGGACGACCTGAAGCGCGGCACCGAGCTGGCGCGCGAGGTGGCTCAACCCCGCTCGGGACCCCTGGATCCCGCGCTGCTGCTGAACCCTTCCACGCGCCTGCCTCGCGGGGCCATGCAGGACTTCGCGCGCCGCACCTTCACCCCCGAGCGCCAGGTGATGGTGAA
The DNA window shown above is from Archangium lipolyticum and carries:
- a CDS encoding M16 family metallopeptidase, yielding MRSSSLVPSLALPWAVALFLLASPASAAPFEVESLRPSPQHPLLLLAPRETSRSTLTIVFDVGFLDDDVPGLTRVAQQALLHANSRGDYATLMREVYSAGASFDLRTGLHESRFTLSAHPDDFDALARRLLTAILSPRLDSRRFEATLERASRDGNALDSEDWLELLLARALHDDGRYRNPDLGSMRYAEDIVQEQVRLHLSRMLAPCNATVIATGRFDAAALRKLVAGFKGGVRLERTRPKLPLPFRRQVRSARELQVLAYPVHIESARDSAALRVIASLLQERLFQRIRDAGQGYSVASEPLLTATFDALLLLLPASAREGIDLGAALREEVRTVREATFESGAFERHRQATLTRLRLSDRDPSALAQELRFARHRPAWYSPELEATLAALTVKDVQEVASRWLDESTSAQLHFVTRTEEEEKKDEETEEESE
- a CDS encoding reverse transcriptase family protein, with translation MTAKLETFVPAAAPVVVPTPAPVPASPNVIAQREVRQREEQTRLARWKAIEEAGGQEAWVEAELKAKGLAPEHEDPSGLSEKEKSAWKEKKKAEAAERRALKRLAWEAWRTAHIGHLGAGVHWEESGGPDKFDLKDREERAKANGLPELASAQTLAKALGLSVARLRWFSYHREVDTGTHYRSWEIPKRDGGKRTITSPKKELKEAQRWVLSNVIERLPVHGAAHGFVAGRSIVTNALAHKGADVVVKMDIKDFFPSVTWPRVKGLLRKGGLAENTATLLALMATEAPREVVQFRGKTLYVAKGPRALPQGAPTSPGITNALCLRLDKRLSALSRRLGFAYTRYADDMTFSWRKSKAKPEAPVAALVVRVERVLQAEGFRVHPDKTRVMKPGNRQVVTGLVVNEAPKGQPGARVPREVVRQLRAALHNREKGKPGKEGETLEQLKGMAAFIHMTDSAKGRAFLERLSALEKRQA
- a CDS encoding M16 family metallopeptidase, which codes for MNATPLAGALPRAVLVLWLVSTPALAAGPVAHVLPTVEQLPDGSELVLASRPQAAWASLHYVVRTGGWKDPYGKEGLAHVLEHVIFHGSHDVPGQTFQTAVRAAGGNFNGYTSANATVFTLQVPSESFPPLAEQFLRIITDPLLDPEHLRREVDIIRTEDLYFGRGPGFHEHLEDSLFTGIGSRSVIGTQQSRLSITRDDLMRFYAEHYLPANTSLVFTGGVQREQVLAMIDRSVRLPPSLPGENVPAKVEAPVLPIEKSTRALISFVAYGYRVEPEDRAKCSRVAALLQLRLTKELHIEEPMVTGMEVKCMSLRGNTFLLALAYSASLDASTLPDRLQHAFSRVAKQPATPEEEKLMDRHLKQERAQEEEDDLKRGTELAREVAQPRSGPLDPALLLNPSTRLPRGAMQDFARRTFTPERQVMVNFSPFAG
- a CDS encoding toxin-antitoxin system YwqK family antitoxin encodes the protein MSVAPASLCPACQQPLAVSEGRCVSCAAPVVSVETGGGAPRARIRGPLILGVLALVGVGAVLLAQAVLPERLPSLLRMAMLVPVLTRAPSDFFPVSAWVLALLPWGLLALAVSMGHRLARHSGAPLPMGEVEGVALVLVPGLHLVGGPRVLVALGRAAESRQGGLRLRLGERTVVAVMLQVLAGVLAFVVARSPGALLFAVALGVQFLSVVACIGVLLGMARAFTVLARAGEVPAAASVKPVRGWGSASRAGGLSRPWPWAGALLATGVALVGMWFVRREARECGTGTELQHTSDARAQRVSGCVLPDGRKQGREWTRGADGRLLASGEYQGGQRHGRFLAWSEAGVLLEEKPYAEGQPHGTWKLYAPGGQLQQEREYAHGQLEGASTFYYPGGQPRLRQHYQKGVLHGLQSTWFASGVVQEEGEFREGEKSGVWVTRDEEGKVLKRWNEDAVAVVASTAKGSTASPKPHQPMVDLRAGRTREWWQMRLEMLKARAAKEPALAAIYQLTLQRARASGFVVTEKPEGVELALDATP